One Dehalococcoidia bacterium DNA segment encodes these proteins:
- a CDS encoding SUF system NifU family Fe-S cluster assembly protein — translation MNSEAALEAVYRDEIVEHYRRPHHAAPLSHADASAEGLNPLCGDEVRVELRFDGERLAEGAAWGRGCAISQASASMMTDEIAGLTCDEIEQLLDAFEQLLKTGVKPNVDVGPLESLRGVANFPVRVKCALLPWKVLRDALDERCSPH, via the coding sequence GTGAACTCCGAAGCTGCCCTTGAAGCTGTCTACCGCGACGAGATCGTCGAGCATTACCGCCGCCCGCACCACGCCGCCCCGCTCAGCCACGCCGATGCCAGCGCCGAGGGACTTAATCCGCTCTGCGGAGACGAAGTGCGGGTGGAGCTGCGCTTCGACGGTGAACGTCTGGCCGAAGGCGCTGCCTGGGGCCGCGGCTGCGCGATCAGCCAGGCCTCGGCGTCGATGATGACCGACGAGATCGCAGGACTGACCTGCGACGAGATCGAGCAGCTGCTCGACGCGTTCGAGCAGCTGCTCAAGACCGGTGTGAAGCCGAACGTCGACGTGGGCCCGCTCGAATCACTGCGCGGCGTTGCCAATTTTCCCGTGCGCGTGAAGTGCGCCTTGCTGCCGTGGAAGGTGCTGCGCGACGCGCTCGACGAGCGTTGCAGCCCCCACTGA